The following coding sequences are from one Archocentrus centrarchus isolate MPI-CPG fArcCen1 chromosome 4, fArcCen1, whole genome shotgun sequence window:
- the LOC115779609 gene encoding vitamin D3 hydroxylase-associated protein-like, producing the protein MQAVQNTQELIKSVKMDNWTAALLTGAACVGGALVVLVKKINNHLSTKEKIERARNRRDESLQRAEQAVHRYKQSHPMTDSAFIMDLSLSELTKQLKEGSLSPEDVLHSYMEKTLNVNKKLNCCTEILLESLDQLKTVGSNKEGLLYGVPVSIKENVAFKNHDCSCGVVINLDQPAEKDSVLVEVLKKQGAIPFVKTNLPQGLLSYDCSNPIYGQTVNPHNPQKTSGGSSGGEGALIGGGGSLLGIGTDIGGSIRIPASFCGICGFKPTAGRLSLQGLRPIYRGQKAVLSSPGPMARDVDSLALCMQALLCDHMFSLDPTVPPLPFNMEIYRSSKPLRIGYFESDGDMQPSPSMARGIREVKALLEQAGHTLVPYRPLKINQIMPELIVKSLFADGATTLLQKLKGGPVDPCLKTQVFTYGLPKWLKKILSFLLKPVSPRGSANMNALCGLRSVPDLWKQHAAVEDYIHETIAQWRSCNIDVLLCPMIGPAYNFLYCGKISTILGYTMLYNLLNFPAGVVTVSTVTAEDEEELKHYKGYYQDKWDKLFKEAVSGGEGLPVAVQCVALPWQDELCLRFMKEVEQLVKQSKK; encoded by the exons ATGCAAGCCGTGCAAAACACCCAAGAGTTGATAAAGAGCGTGAAGATGGACAACTGGACGGCGGCTCTGCTCACTGGTGCTGCCTGCGTTGGAGGAGCTCTGGTTGTGCTGGTGAAAAAGATCAACAACCATCTAAGCACGAAGGAAAAGATCGAGAGAGCCAGAAACAGGAGAGATGAGAGCTTGCAGCGGGCAGAGCAGGCGGTGCACCGGTACAAACAGTCG CATCCGATGACTGACTCCGCTTTCATCATGGATCTGTCCCTGTCTGAGCTGACAAAGCAACTGAAGGAAGGCTCACTGAGCCCTGAGGATGTGCTTCACTCTTACATGGAAAAG ACTCTGAATGTAAACAAAAAGCTGAACTGCTGCACCGAAATTTTGTTAGAGAGCTTGGACCAACTGAAAACTGTTGGCTCCAACAAGGAAGGTCTCTTGTATGGAGTTCCAGTGAGCATCAaagaaaatgttgcatttaag AATCATGACTGTTCTTGTGGTGTGGTCATTAACCTGGATCAGCCTGCTGAAAAGGACAGCGTGCTTGTTGAAGTTCTGAAGAAACAAGGAGCTATTCCCTTTGTGAAAACCAACTTGCCCCAAGGCCTTTTAAG CTATGACTGTAGTAATCCTATTTATGGGCAAACTGTGAACCCCCATAACCCCCAGAAAACCTCTGGAGGTTCATCTGGTGGGGAGGGGGCTCTCATTGGGGGAGGAGGCTCCCTGCTTGGCATAGGCACTGATATAGGTGGCAGTATTCGTATTCCTGCCTCATTCTGTGGGATCTGCGGTTTCAAGCCAACAGCAGGTCGGCTGAG TTTACAGGGGCTTCGTCCAATTTATAGAGGGCAAAAGGCAG TGCTATCATCTCCTGGACCCATGGCAAGAGATGTGGATAGTTTGGCTCTGTGCATGCAGGCACTTCTTTGTGACCACATGTTTTCTTTGGACCCCACTGTTCCACCATTGCCTTTTAATATGGAG ATATACAGAAGTTCCAAACCTCTAAGGATTGGTTATTTTGAAAGTGATGGCGACATGCAACCATCTCCAAGCATGGCCCGAGGCATCAGAGAGGTCAAAGCTCTGTTAGAGCAAGCAGGCCACACA TTGGTCCCTTACCGTCCACTGAAGATAAATCAAATTATGCCTGAACTAATAGTAAAGAGTTTATTTGCAGATGGAGCTACCACCCTGCTACAAAAATT GAAGGGGGGACCTGTGGACCCTTGTCTAAAAACTCAGGTTTTTACTTATGGCCTCCCTAAGTGGCTGAAGAAAATCCTTTCATTCCTGCTCAAACCTGTG tctCCTCGTGGTTCTGCCAACATgaatgctctttgtggacttcg ATCTGTTCCAGATTTGTGGAAGCAACATGCTGCTGTTGAG GACTACATTCATGAAACAATAGCACAGTGGAGGAGCTGCAACATCGATGTGCTGCTGTGCCCCATGATCGGACCAGCCTACAACTTCCTTTACTGTGGCAAAATTTCAA cTATTCTCGGTTACACAATGCTCTACAATCTCCTTAATTTTCCTGCGGGTGTAGTCACTGTTTCTACAGTGACtgcagaggatgaagaggaacTCAAGCACTATAAGGGCTATTATCAGGACAAGTGGGACAAGCTCTTTAAAGAG GCAGTGAGTGGAGGCGAGGGTCTGCCTGTGGCGGTGCAGTGTGTTGCCCTGCCATGGCAGGATGAGCTCTGCCTGCGCTTCATGAAGGAAGTGGAACAACTGGTCAAGCAAAGCAAGAAGTAA